In Halobacteriovoraceae bacterium, one DNA window encodes the following:
- a CDS encoding TrbI F-type domain-containing protein, which produces MNKLFITIVASVAVYTAALLTIVFKNTNTSTFGVIQVDKVITGHINKYAKLQLSDKERLNNTKLFSKILSRTLNNIQENENVVLLTKPAVVSNLKDYTFEVISKVNKEFEYEISK; this is translated from the coding sequence ATGAATAAATTGTTCATAACCATTGTAGCGTCCGTTGCTGTTTACACAGCAGCGTTACTCACAATAGTTTTTAAAAATACAAATACATCTACTTTTGGTGTGATTCAAGTAGATAAAGTAATAACTGGGCATATTAATAAATATGCCAAACTACAACTTAGCGATAAAGAAAGATTAAATAATACCAAACTATTTTCAAAGATCCTTTCGCGAACATTAAATAATATTCAGGAAAATGAGAATGTTGTTTTACTAACCAAACCTGCGGTTGTTTCTAATCTGAAAGATTATACATTTGAAGTTATTTCTAAGGTTAATAAGGAGTTCGAATATGAAATCTCCAAGTAA
- a CDS encoding single-stranded DNA-binding protein yields the protein MDLNQSIIKGRLGSNPEIIVKENSQVAFFSVATSERYKDKDGNYQEIVDWVDTKAFGNQVNHIKNLKKGDSVLIVGKIKAESWEKNGVKEYGQYLIAKRIDSGSKTKEVEA from the coding sequence ATGGATTTAAATCAATCAATTATTAAAGGCAGACTGGGAAGCAACCCAGAAATCATCGTTAAAGAAAATTCTCAGGTGGCATTTTTCTCTGTGGCAACGTCTGAACGCTACAAGGACAAAGACGGTAATTATCAAGAAATTGTCGACTGGGTGGATACGAAGGCCTTTGGTAACCAGGTAAATCACATTAAGAACCTTAAAAAAGGTGATTCTGTGTTGATTGTTGGAAAAATCAAGGCCGAATCTTGGGAGAAAAACGGTGTTAAAGAGTATGGACAATATCTAATCGCAAAAAGAATTGATTCTGGTTCAAAAACTAAAGAAGTAGAGGCCTAG
- the lepB gene encoding signal peptidase I, producing the protein MMGLFKKYKILPYFLVSFGVVGFFNYAINPYYQLGFNTSDSLGGYVYLIKKVGLPMTGDVVAFYPPKPNQTETKYPFLKIVKGVPGDRIKSTAREIYINNQFVAKAKEKAKNGNPLQVSVFNNGFIPPKHYFIWSPHKDSYDSRYKDIGLIEKSKIIGIATKLF; encoded by the coding sequence GTGATGGGGCTATTTAAGAAATACAAAATATTACCATATTTTTTAGTTTCTTTTGGCGTAGTTGGATTTTTCAATTACGCCATTAATCCTTACTACCAATTAGGTTTTAATACCTCTGACAGCCTTGGTGGGTACGTTTACCTCATAAAAAAAGTTGGGCTTCCTATGACTGGCGATGTGGTTGCTTTCTATCCCCCAAAACCTAATCAAACAGAAACAAAATATCCATTTTTAAAGATAGTCAAAGGGGTTCCAGGAGATCGGATTAAATCAACAGCTAGAGAGATTTATATAAATAACCAATTTGTGGCCAAAGCAAAAGAAAAAGCAAAAAACGGAAATCCTCTTCAGGTATCAGTTTTTAATAATGGTTTTATACCACCTAAGCATTATTTCATTTGGTCGCCACATAAGGACAGTTATGACAGCAGATATAAAGACATTGGGCTTATCGAAAAGAGCAAAATTATTGGCATTGCTACTAAGCTCTTTTAG
- the trbC gene encoding type-F conjugative transfer system pilin assembly protein TrbC, whose protein sequence is MLRTLTLFLPLFMYVDGFCSQDIKSIDSKINTEIKNQVDAVKKSLTNANALEKDSTFLKNLEIEKEAIKNIKYGSYKFPNIKEVKIPKIDFDKITSRNNSVKRTDHNPTLFAFISLGMPENTIINILKEAKELKAKVYLRGVKKDLKTTIKIISDLSQKSGGSVLIDPTMFKKFNIDRVPAYVIAEKEPEASKYQSSLLPSFVKAYGDVTIEYFIDYIKRNGTKSQVAMANLARGLKK, encoded by the coding sequence ATGTTGCGCACTTTAACACTATTTTTGCCATTATTTATGTATGTTGATGGATTTTGCTCTCAGGATATTAAGTCCATCGACTCGAAAATAAACACTGAAATTAAAAATCAAGTTGACGCTGTTAAAAAAAGTCTAACCAATGCAAATGCTCTTGAAAAGGATTCTACATTTCTAAAAAACTTAGAAATCGAAAAAGAGGCAATTAAAAACATAAAATATGGAAGCTATAAATTTCCAAATATAAAAGAAGTAAAAATCCCAAAAATAGATTTTGATAAAATCACAAGTCGCAACAACAGTGTTAAAAGAACAGACCATAATCCGACGCTATTTGCTTTTATTTCACTAGGAATGCCCGAAAACACCATTATCAACATCCTAAAAGAGGCCAAGGAGCTAAAAGCAAAGGTTTACCTGAGAGGTGTCAAAAAGGATTTAAAAACCACTATTAAGATTATTTCTGATCTTTCTCAAAAAAGTGGTGGTTCAGTTCTTATAGATCCGACGATGTTCAAGAAGTTTAATATTGACCGTGTTCCTGCCTACGTTATTGCTGAAAAAGAACCCGAAGCATCTAAATATCAATCATCCCTCCTCCCTTCTTTTGTAAAGGCCTATGGAGATGTCACAATTGAATATTTTATTGATTACATAAAAAGAAATGGGACGAAGTCTCAAGTTGCAATGGCCAATTTGGCCAGAGGTTTAAAGAAATGA
- the traN gene encoding conjugal transfer protein TraN, which translates to MKSLYASFIALISLSLCYGNTSSVDMNFATKLNNQFGKQKLSTDQVPHYQGEDIEEKKYFNQNTDLKFEGNKKVLSDENGKFIVESSDQRPHFDIDQNDPMLKNMGRLTKNSHDLSDNLKGCKNVKEQQQKSSEKQFCFEYGERSDVFFNCKNSLSVTCKNPDAGMTSSLTLGDFNHTGAYPTSINSSGNTVNFGTIGNSRGGRCQHHHNQITFHIDDINQVKDFIITSIQYDDWASISVNGHNVFDDSYRSNGRFYTPCERSVNFQRGPVNIKNYLVNGTNTINTVNTVYGGGHLWFSLKSTFLKKCDVNETWSRTCDQGESNIFGKIVKNTCTDGPSSKLIKGTSVFKECWNYQELYSKRGPKKYTLDNTCKKLVNNGCGQVSKECLIQEKDYCKKWKVGYSCSQDDVTVSVCAEDLPCPNGDCTKDHPNRTPRDASNDFKKSMSYFSLMKEITDEMDSENPVLFSGKPLKCKKQKLGIKDCCRLKSWGDDIGITKCNASEVELGMARKAKKTIYVGNYKEKGTLYSAKYFVFCSYPSKLARIFIESGKKQLGQGLGEAKNPDCSGINIKDIEKIDFDKIDLSEFHEDMEKVAQNYKEPNLKKHVESIKKKIENQTRKNNENE; encoded by the coding sequence ATGAAATCCCTTTATGCCTCTTTTATTGCGCTAATCTCTCTATCTCTATGCTACGGCAATACATCGTCGGTAGATATGAACTTTGCAACCAAGCTAAACAACCAATTTGGTAAGCAAAAACTAAGCACTGACCAAGTACCCCATTATCAAGGTGAAGATATTGAAGAGAAAAAGTACTTTAATCAAAACACAGATCTAAAGTTTGAAGGTAACAAAAAGGTCCTTTCAGATGAAAATGGCAAATTCATAGTTGAATCAAGTGATCAAAGGCCACATTTTGACATTGATCAAAACGACCCCATGCTTAAAAACATGGGAAGGCTAACCAAGAACTCACATGATCTATCCGACAACCTCAAGGGTTGTAAAAATGTGAAAGAACAACAGCAAAAATCATCGGAAAAGCAGTTTTGTTTTGAATATGGTGAAAGAAGTGATGTTTTTTTCAACTGTAAAAATAGCTTAAGTGTAACTTGTAAAAACCCCGATGCTGGGATGACTTCATCTCTCACGCTAGGTGATTTTAACCATACAGGGGCCTATCCCACCTCAATAAATTCATCTGGAAATACCGTAAACTTTGGAACAATCGGAAATAGTCGCGGGGGAAGATGTCAACATCATCACAATCAAATTACTTTTCACATCGATGATATTAACCAAGTTAAGGATTTTATCATAACTTCAATCCAATATGATGATTGGGCCTCTATTTCAGTCAACGGACACAACGTTTTTGACGACTCATATCGGTCTAATGGACGTTTTTATACTCCTTGTGAAAGATCGGTAAACTTTCAAAGAGGGCCGGTTAATATCAAAAACTATCTCGTTAATGGAACCAATACAATCAACACTGTAAATACTGTCTATGGTGGTGGTCATTTATGGTTTTCCTTGAAATCTACATTTCTTAAAAAGTGTGATGTTAACGAAACTTGGTCTAGAACTTGCGACCAGGGAGAAAGTAATATTTTTGGGAAAATAGTTAAAAATACCTGTACAGATGGCCCTTCATCAAAACTTATCAAAGGCACTTCTGTCTTTAAAGAATGTTGGAATTATCAAGAACTCTACTCTAAGAGAGGGCCTAAAAAATATACCCTCGATAATACCTGCAAGAAACTTGTCAATAATGGTTGCGGTCAAGTTTCTAAAGAATGCCTCATTCAAGAAAAAGACTACTGTAAAAAATGGAAGGTAGGATATTCATGCTCTCAAGACGATGTAACTGTATCTGTATGTGCTGAAGATCTCCCCTGTCCTAATGGAGACTGTACCAAAGATCATCCAAATAGAACCCCTAGAGACGCTTCTAATGATTTTAAAAAGTCCATGTCCTATTTTTCATTAATGAAAGAAATAACTGACGAGATGGACTCTGAAAATCCCGTTTTATTCTCTGGGAAACCTCTTAAATGTAAAAAGCAAAAACTAGGGATCAAAGATTGCTGTAGATTAAAGTCATGGGGAGACGATATTGGGATAACTAAGTGCAATGCTTCTGAAGTTGAATTAGGAATGGCCAGAAAGGCCAAGAAAACAATCTACGTTGGAAACTATAAGGAAAAAGGAACGCTCTATAGTGCTAAGTATTTTGTCTTTTGTAGTTATCCATCAAAGCTTGCCAGAATATTCATTGAAAGCGGCAAAAAGCAGCTGGGACAGGGACTAGGCGAAGCAAAAAATCCGGACTGTTCAGGAATCAATATTAAAGACATTGAAAAAATTGATTTTGACAAAATTGATCTTAGTGAATTTCACGAAGATATGGAAAAGGTCGCTCAAAATTACAAAGAGCCAAATCTAAAAAAACATGTTGAATCGATTAAGAAAAAAATTGAAAACCAAACAAGGAAAAATAATGAAAACGAGTAA
- a CDS encoding conjugal transfer protein TraF yields the protein MKLSFSIILLMFSNYSLGNSAFFKEHERGWFWYEDPKDKIVEKKKESTKTITIQKNELSPRELLKKQGENWENSLAQAVLSPSKQNVLNYIGQTAKINDQAQRFSEAFKEAIWINPQYDYSLEGPYNTQAILAQNEQQNTLNEKDIKNIAGHNGLIFLFDPNCPVCHRFAPLLKQFEEHYRFEVIAVSSNGKGISDYPTPQENMDFGKRVNNKIYPSLFLVNPDSGKITPISYGYADWSSLIKKTLAAHRRINE from the coding sequence GTGAAATTAAGTTTTTCGATAATTCTATTAATGTTTTCCAATTATTCATTGGGAAATAGCGCGTTTTTTAAAGAACATGAACGCGGGTGGTTTTGGTATGAAGACCCAAAAGATAAAATTGTCGAAAAAAAGAAGGAATCAACAAAAACGATAACGATTCAAAAAAATGAGCTATCTCCCAGGGAACTCTTAAAAAAACAAGGTGAAAACTGGGAGAACTCACTTGCACAAGCAGTACTATCCCCTTCCAAGCAAAACGTACTCAATTACATAGGACAAACTGCAAAAATAAACGATCAGGCGCAAAGATTTTCAGAGGCCTTTAAAGAAGCTATATGGATTAATCCTCAATATGATTATTCTTTAGAGGGTCCATACAATACGCAAGCAATTTTGGCCCAAAACGAGCAACAAAACACTCTTAATGAAAAAGATATTAAAAATATTGCCGGTCACAACGGCCTTATTTTTCTTTTTGACCCTAATTGCCCTGTCTGTCATAGATTTGCACCACTTTTAAAACAATTTGAAGAACATTATCGCTTTGAAGTAATTGCTGTTTCATCAAATGGGAAAGGGATTTCTGATTACCCTACTCCACAAGAAAATATGGATTTTGGTAAGCGAGTTAATAACAAGATTTATCCTTCTTTATTTCTTGTAAACCCGGATTCGGGAAAGATTACACCTATTTCATATGGGTATGCTGACTGGTCTTCATTAATAAAAAAGACTCTAGCGGCCCACAGGAGAATTAATGAGTAA
- a CDS encoding conjugal transfer protein TraH: MSKTIFLSFILLVSTSHAGVGSKLKDWFNEQNYTNSTSPGVYEGQSARYLTAGGYTSRSSVTRVFNFVDVQTPKFSAGCGGIDIYMGGISGINADEFIKSLRSIGQNATSLAFMLAIQVVSPQLSGVMEDIKTWADKINSFNMDSCEAATKLVGGAMDYMGAKESNCTVKRMQEFQEDWNTANHACTTGGKLRDTENHGDPNKVDFVKGNIAWHVLMKDPYFRNDLDFAELIMNITGTVIINDQGGSSDGPSNIRVINPAMSKDHSTSRFENIYASMLKGDKLKEPLFLFKCINKDANEKSCTRISNFLQKVQSSWKGLSTRISIIINGIIEKIYTDTLLTPEEKGLISSTTIPVYRYLTVTSAFFPRHSNNSRITNDISRIIAEDILLKSLNDIISQVKQQISAANNGPSLSRKFADYQKNVEGVLDGLEQLKRANSKSADMFFEMQKRIQLYEKALMGRLGSGLVTNALWGN, translated from the coding sequence ATGAGTAAGACTATATTTTTATCCTTCATTCTTTTAGTAAGTACTTCTCATGCTGGAGTTGGGTCAAAGCTTAAAGATTGGTTTAACGAGCAAAATTACACAAATTCAACTTCTCCGGGTGTATATGAAGGACAAAGCGCTCGCTATCTCACAGCAGGAGGTTATACCAGTCGTTCGTCTGTAACCCGTGTATTTAATTTTGTTGATGTTCAAACTCCTAAATTCTCTGCTGGTTGTGGAGGAATCGATATTTATATGGGTGGTATTTCAGGGATAAATGCAGATGAATTTATTAAAAGCTTAAGAAGCATTGGGCAAAACGCTACTTCGTTGGCCTTTATGCTCGCTATACAGGTCGTATCACCACAGCTCTCTGGAGTAATGGAAGATATCAAAACATGGGCCGATAAAATTAACTCATTTAACATGGATTCTTGTGAAGCGGCCACAAAGCTCGTTGGTGGTGCCATGGACTACATGGGAGCAAAAGAAAGTAACTGTACCGTTAAGAGAATGCAAGAGTTTCAAGAAGATTGGAACACGGCCAATCATGCTTGTACCACAGGGGGAAAACTTCGAGATACTGAAAATCACGGAGACCCTAACAAAGTTGACTTTGTTAAAGGCAATATCGCTTGGCACGTACTCATGAAAGACCCTTACTTTAGAAATGATCTCGATTTTGCCGAATTAATTATGAACATAACAGGAACAGTAATTATTAATGACCAGGGAGGCTCCTCTGATGGGCCAAGTAATATTAGAGTTATTAACCCGGCCATGAGTAAAGATCATAGCACATCAAGATTTGAGAACATTTATGCATCTATGCTTAAAGGTGATAAGTTAAAAGAGCCTCTTTTTTTATTTAAGTGCATTAATAAAGACGCAAACGAAAAGAGCTGTACTAGAATTTCAAACTTTCTACAAAAAGTTCAAAGTTCTTGGAAAGGACTCAGTACAAGAATTTCAATCATTATCAATGGCATTATTGAAAAGATATACACGGATACATTGCTTACACCTGAAGAAAAAGGGTTAATTTCTTCAACAACAATTCCAGTGTATAGATATTTAACCGTTACATCGGCCTTTTTCCCAAGGCATAGCAATAATTCAAGAATAACAAATGATATTTCAAGAATTATTGCCGAAGATATTCTTCTTAAGTCTTTAAATGACATCATTTCTCAAGTTAAACAACAGATTTCCGCTGCCAATAATGGGCCATCACTTTCACGCAAATTTGCAGACTATCAAAAAAATGTAGAAGGTGTTCTCGATGGACTAGAACAATTAAAAAGAGCAAATTCAAAAAGTGCAGATATGTTCTTTGAAATGCAAAAAAGAATTCAACTTTATGAAAAAGCATTAATGGGCCGACTAGGAAGTGGACTGGTAACAAATGCTTTGTGGGGTAATTAA